One window of Eulemur rufifrons isolate Redbay chromosome 25, OSU_ERuf_1, whole genome shotgun sequence genomic DNA carries:
- the LOC138375343 gene encoding histone-lysine N-methyltransferase SETMAR-like: MEMMLDKKQIRAIFLFEFKMGHKAAETTRNINNAFGPGTAKEHTVQWWFKKFCKGDESLEDEERSGRPLEVDNDQLRSVMEADPLRTTREGAEELNVGHSTVIRHLKQIAKVKKLDKWVPHELTEHQRNRRFEVSSSLLVRNNNEPFLDRIVTCDEKWILYDNQRQPAQRLDREAAPEHFPKPDLHQEKVLVTVWWSAAGLIHYSFLTPSESIASEKYAQQIDEMHRKLQRLQPALLSRKGPILLHDNTRPQVTQPTLQKLNELGYEVLPHPPHSPDLSPTRYHLFKHLDNFLQGKRFLNQQDAENAFQEFIESRSTDFYAIGINQLISCWQKCVDCNGSYFD; encoded by the coding sequence atggaaatgatgttagacaaaaagcaaattcgagcaattttcttattcgagttcaaaatgggtcacaaagcagcggagacaactcgcaacatcaacaacgcgtttggcccaggaactgctaaggaacatacagtgcagtggtggttcaagaagttttgcaaaggagacgagagccttgaagatgaggagcgcagtggccggccattggaggttgacaacgaccaattgagaTCTGTCATGGAAGCTGATCCTCTGAGAACTACACGAGAAGGTGCCGAAGAACTCAACGTCGGCCATTCCACGGTcattcggcatttgaagcaaattgcaaaggtgaaaaagctcgataagtgggtgcctcacgAGCTGACCGAACATCAAAGAAACCGTCGTTTTGAAGTgtcctcttctcttcttgtacgAAACAACAACGAACCATTTCTCGACCGGATTGTGACTTGCGACGAGAAGTGGATTTTGTATGACAACCAGCGACAACCAGCTCAGCGGTTGGACCGAGAAGCAGCTCCAGAGCACTTCCCGAAGCCAGACTTACACCAAGAAAAGGTCCTGGTCACAGTGTGGTGGTCTGCcgccggtctgatccactacagctttctcaCTCCCAGCGAGAGCATTGCATCCGAGAAGTACGcccagcaaatcgatgagatgcaccgcAAGCTGCAGCGCCTGCAGCCGGCACTGCTCAGCAGAAAGGGCCCgattcttctccacgacaacaCCCGACCGCAGGTCACACAACCAACGCTTCagaagttgaacgaattgggctacgaagttttgcctcatccgccacattcacctgacctctcgccaacccgCTACCAcctcttcaagcatctcgacaactttttgcagggaaaacgcttcctcaaccagcaggatgcagaaaatgctttccaagagttcatcgaatcccgaagcacagatttttacgcTATAGGAATAAAccaacttatttcttgttggcaaaaatgtgttgattgtaatggttcctattttgattaa